Proteins found in one Macaca nemestrina isolate mMacNem1 chromosome 4, mMacNem.hap1, whole genome shotgun sequence genomic segment:
- the LOC105472573 gene encoding suppressyn gives MACTYPTACYTSLPPKSLNTGISLTPILILSVAVLLSAAAPPSCCECYQSFHYRGKIQQSFTYHTHIERSCYGTLIEECAESGKSYKVKNLGVSGSRNGAICPQGKQWLCFTKIGQWGVNTQVLEDIKREQIIAKAKASKPTTPPENHLRYFHSFIRKLQADASLPKQGKYLFVDLGEPSRLP, from the coding sequence ATGGCCTGTACCTACCCAACCGCTTGCTATACCTCTCTTCCACCCAAAAGTCTTAATACAGGAATATCCCTCACCCCGATCCTAATACTGTCAGTAGCTGTCCTGCTgtctgcagcagcccctcccagctgctgTGAGTGTTATCAGTCTTTCCACTACAGAGGAAAGATTCAACAATCCTTTACTTACCATACTCACATAGAAAGATCCTGTTATGGAACCTTAATTGAAGAATGTGCTGAATCAGGAAAGAGTTATAAAGTAAAGAATCTAGGAGTATCTGGCAGTCGTAATGGGGCTATATGCCCCCAAGGGAAGCAGTGGCTTTGCTTCACCAAAATTGGACAATGGGGAGTAAACACTCAAGTACTTGAGGACATAAAGAGAGAACAGATTATAGCCAAAGCCAAAGCCTCAAAACCAACAACTCCCCCTGAAAATCACCTGCGGTATTTCCATTCCTTTATACGAAAACTACAAGCAGATGCATCCCTTCCCAAGCAAGGAAAATACCTGTTTGTAGATCTAGGAGAACCATCGCGCTTACCATGA